One genomic window of Glycine max cultivar Williams 82 chromosome 16, Glycine_max_v4.0, whole genome shotgun sequence includes the following:
- the LOC100788736 gene encoding uncharacterized protein isoform X2 — translation MSRSGDETAVTEEAQPKESLPNLFSLFPKINFQLPFLPPKPQEPNPEAQAQQELPKPSRVQFPKTQVAMVASLPLLAEPNADHSPAAKTTNPLILWQA, via the exons ATGAGCAGAAGCGGCGATGAAACTGCGGTGACTGAAGAAGCACAACCCAAAGAGTCCCTACCGAACctcttttctttgtttcctaaaatcaattttcaacTCCCTTTCCTCCCACCCAAACCTCAAGAACCCAACCCTGAGGCTCAGGCTCAACAAGAGCTTCCGAAGCCTAGCCGTGTACAGTTTCCGAAAACTCAAGTGGCGATGGTTGCTTCTTTGCCTCTGCTAGCTGAACCTAATGCTGACCACTCTCCCGCTGCTAAGACAACCAATCCTCTTATACTGTGGCAG gctTGA
- the LOC100788736 gene encoding uncharacterized protein isoform X1, producing MSRSGDETAVTEEAQPKESLPNLFSLFPKINFQLPFLPPKPQEPNPEAQAQQELPKPSRVQFPKTQVAMVASLPLLAEPNADHSPAAKTTNPLILWQSIPTFIGIYLTGI from the exons ATGAGCAGAAGCGGCGATGAAACTGCGGTGACTGAAGAAGCACAACCCAAAGAGTCCCTACCGAACctcttttctttgtttcctaaaatcaattttcaacTCCCTTTCCTCCCACCCAAACCTCAAGAACCCAACCCTGAGGCTCAGGCTCAACAAGAGCTTCCGAAGCCTAGCCGTGTACAGTTTCCGAAAACTCAAGTGGCGATGGTTGCTTCTTTGCCTCTGCTAGCTGAACCTAATGCTGACCACTCTCCCGCTGCTAAGACAACCAATCCTCTTATACTGTGGCAG AGTATCCCGACTTTCATTGGTATATATCTCACAGGAATTTGA